The following are from one region of the Mustela lutreola isolate mMusLut2 chromosome 9, mMusLut2.pri, whole genome shotgun sequence genome:
- the LOC131807412 gene encoding uncharacterized protein LOC131807412 isoform X7, translating into MSSMVPVLLPWLSTLGLLLTPGINSQCAGLGDEPSAKGLRVAGKFAHRNTCPAERTTLDSLMLFTRTRGFKPRECDRLGGVKTKC; encoded by the exons ATGTCCAGCATGGTTCCGGTGCTGCTTCCATGGCTGTCCACTCTGGGCCTTCTCCTGACTCCTGGGATAAATTCTCAGTGTGCG GGCCTGGGTGATGAACCATCAGCCAAG GGCCTCCGTGTGGCTGGGAAATTTGCGCATCGCAACACCTGCCCAGCTGAGAGGACAACCCTGGACTCG CTTATGTTGTTCACGAGAACACGTGGTTTCAAACCACGTGAATGTGATCGTCTAGGTGGAGTGAAGACTAAATGTTAA
- the LOC131807412 gene encoding uncharacterized protein LOC131807412 isoform X6: protein MSSMVPVLLPWLSTLGLLLTPGINSQCANYCFFFLLQQGLGDEPSAKGLRVAGKFAHRNTCPAERTTLDSLSHVQRDLVESVSSRR, encoded by the exons ATGTCCAGCATGGTTCCGGTGCTGCTTCCATGGCTGTCCACTCTGGGCCTTCTCCTGACTCCTGGGATAAATTCTCAGTGTGCG aattattgctttttttttctccttcaacaGGGCCTGGGTGATGAACCATCAGCCAAG GGCCTCCGTGTGGCTGGGAAATTTGCGCATCGCAACACCTGCCCAGCTGAGAGGACAACCCTGGACTCG CTGTCCCATGTGCAGAGGGATTTAGTAGAAAGTGTTTCGTCACGAAGATGA
- the LOC131807412 gene encoding uncharacterized protein LOC131807412 isoform X8, with protein MSSMVPVLLPWLSTLGLLLTPGINSQCANYCFFFLLQQGLGDEPSAKGLRVAGKFAHRNTCPAERTTLDSWMPFDED; from the exons ATGTCCAGCATGGTTCCGGTGCTGCTTCCATGGCTGTCCACTCTGGGCCTTCTCCTGACTCCTGGGATAAATTCTCAGTGTGCG aattattgctttttttttctccttcaacaGGGCCTGGGTGATGAACCATCAGCCAAG GGCCTCCGTGTGGCTGGGAAATTTGCGCATCGCAACACCTGCCCAGCTGAGAGGACAACCCTGGACTCG TGGATGCCTTTTGATGAAGATTAG
- the LOC131807412 gene encoding uncharacterized protein LOC131807412 isoform X9 encodes MSSMVPVLLPWLSTLGLLLTPGINSQCAGLGDEPSAKGLRVAGKFAHRNTCPAERTTLDSLSHVQRDLVESVSSRR; translated from the exons ATGTCCAGCATGGTTCCGGTGCTGCTTCCATGGCTGTCCACTCTGGGCCTTCTCCTGACTCCTGGGATAAATTCTCAGTGTGCG GGCCTGGGTGATGAACCATCAGCCAAG GGCCTCCGTGTGGCTGGGAAATTTGCGCATCGCAACACCTGCCCAGCTGAGAGGACAACCCTGGACTCG CTGTCCCATGTGCAGAGGGATTTAGTAGAAAGTGTTTCGTCACGAAGATGA